In Blattabacterium cuenoti, the following proteins share a genomic window:
- a CDS encoding serine O-acetyltransferase yields MLDFLTTIFENNKNKDTYPDKKKSENFVNKLFHILFTPNQNILNDAIFFRKNYYKLQDLLYDIFIELNINEKDSDNLTKIFFKEVPNIYKTLIIDANAILKSDPAATVIEEIFLSYPGFFATALYRIAHQLWIQKIPIIPRLITGYAHSKTGVDIHASAKIGKAFAIDHGTGIVIGSSTKIGEKVKIYQGVTLGAIYVDKKLSNIKRHPTIEDQVTIYAGATVLGGETIIGHDSVLGGNVWVTKSVPPFSIVYQKNEIKMRNNSPFPDPINFMI; encoded by the coding sequence ATGTTAGATTTTTTAACAACCATATTTGAAAATAACAAGAATAAAGATACTTATCCTGATAAGAAAAAATCTGAAAATTTTGTGAATAAATTATTTCATATTTTATTTACTCCCAATCAGAATATTTTGAATGATGCTATTTTTTTTAGAAAAAATTACTATAAATTACAAGATCTTTTATATGATATTTTTATTGAATTGAATATAAATGAAAAAGATTCTGATAATCTTACTAAGATATTTTTTAAAGAAGTTCCTAATATTTATAAAACCTTGATAATAGATGCTAATGCGATATTGAAGTCGGATCCTGCCGCAACAGTTATAGAAGAGATTTTTCTTTCTTATCCTGGTTTTTTTGCTACTGCATTATATAGGATTGCGCATCAATTATGGATTCAAAAAATTCCAATTATTCCAAGATTGATAACAGGATATGCACACAGTAAAACTGGAGTGGATATTCATGCATCAGCAAAAATAGGAAAAGCTTTTGCCATTGATCATGGAACAGGAATAGTTATAGGTTCTAGTACAAAAATAGGAGAGAAAGTTAAAATATATCAAGGCGTAACTTTAGGTGCTATTTATGTAGATAAAAAACTATCAAATATAAAACGTCATCCAACAATAGAAGATCAAGTAACAATTTATGCTGGAGCGACTGTTCTCGGTGGAGAAACTATAATAGGGCATGATAGTGTACTTGGAGGTAATGTTTGGGTAACAAAAAGCGTCCCCCCTTTTTCTATAGTATATCAAAAAAACGAAATAAAAATGAGAAATAACAGTCCTTTTCCTGATCCCATTAATTTTATGATATAA
- a CDS encoding NADP-dependent isocitrate dehydrogenase: MKKIKVANPIVEIDGDEMARVIWRHIKEYFIFPYLDINIIYFDLGIKNRNITNDQITIDAAYAIKKYNVGIKCATITPDEDRMKEFHLKKMWNSPNGTIRNIINGTVFREPIIVKNIPRSIPSWINPICIARHAYADQYQAVDFFIEEKGKLYISFVPDDNKKNKSIKFKIHHFIGPGIAMGMYNTDQSIYGFARSCFNYSVYKKWPLFLSTKNTILKTYDGRFKKIFQEIYNNEFKSKFEKLQITYEHRLIDDMIAKSIKLNGKFIWACKNYDGDVLSDFIAQGFGSLGMMTSILLTPDGKTLESEAVHGTITRHYRLHQNGQETSTNPISSIFSWTRGLKHRAILDKNRDLKFFSEKMEKTCIDFIESGNMTKDLFQLSYKNEKKNNYLNTKTFIKKLKIFFDERIKSKNI, from the coding sequence ATGAAAAAAATTAAAGTTGCTAATCCTATAGTAGAAATAGATGGAGATGAAATGGCTAGAGTTATATGGAGGCACATAAAAGAATATTTTATTTTTCCTTATTTAGATATAAATATTATTTATTTTGATTTAGGAATAAAAAATAGAAATATTACAAATGATCAAATCACTATAGATGCTGCTTATGCTATAAAAAAATATAATGTAGGAATTAAATGTGCTACAATTACACCAGATGAAGATAGAATGAAAGAATTCCATCTAAAAAAAATGTGGAATTCCCCAAATGGAACTATTAGAAACATTATTAATGGAACTGTTTTTAGAGAGCCTATTATAGTGAAAAATATTCCTCGTTCTATTCCAAGTTGGATTAACCCCATATGTATAGCTAGACATGCTTATGCTGATCAATATCAAGCTGTAGATTTTTTTATTGAGGAAAAAGGGAAATTATATATTTCTTTTGTTCCAGATGACAATAAAAAGAACAAATCAATAAAATTTAAAATTCATCACTTTATAGGCCCTGGTATTGCTATGGGAATGTACAATACAGATCAATCTATTTATGGATTCGCTCGTTCTTGTTTTAATTATTCTGTATATAAAAAATGGCCTCTTTTTTTATCTACTAAAAATACTATATTAAAAACATATGATGGAAGATTTAAAAAAATATTTCAAGAAATATATAATAATGAATTTAAATCAAAATTTGAAAAACTACAGATTACTTATGAACATCGATTAATTGATGATATGATTGCAAAATCAATTAAATTAAATGGAAAATTTATATGGGCTTGTAAAAACTATGATGGAGATGTTCTATCCGATTTCATAGCTCAAGGATTTGGTTCACTAGGAATGATGACTTCTATTTTGCTTACTCCAGATGGAAAAACTTTAGAATCTGAAGCGGTTCACGGAACTATTACAAGACATTATAGATTACATCAAAATGGACAAGAAACGTCTACTAACCCTATCTCTTCCATTTTTTCTTGGACTCGTGGTCTTAAACATCGCGCTATTCTAGATAAAAACAGAGATTTAAAGTTTTTTTCGGAAAAAATGGAAAAAACATGCATAGATTTTATAGAATCTGGAAATATGACTAAAGATTTATTTCAATTATCATACAAAAATGAGAAAAAAAATAATTATTTAAATACTAAAACTTTTATTAAAAAACTCAAAATTTTTTTTGATGAAAGAATAAAATCAAAGAATATATAA
- a CDS encoding AMP-binding protein — protein sequence MWIDFSSKKILTSSYFLNKKKDFWKKDIFSFLKSWYDNKPILSSLTSGTTGVPKIISLRKEHMYERAIKTVKFLKLKKKGIRGLLCLSPDFIGAKMFLVRAIIFKWKIYCVPPSSNPLKNIKEYFDITSMVPLQVFFSLKYLKNIKIVLIGGYSISNFLEKKLQNISTICYATYGMTETFGHIAIKKINGLNKSVFYESFQDITLSVDSRNCLGVFSSCCMDSFVQTNDIVHIISKNTFTWIGRYDNVINSGGIKIIPELIEKEISFFIPYEKRFFISSIPDKILGEKIILIIEGNPFPLHIPDTIFNGKKKFYKPKNIFFISHFTKNLLDKFNRKEIIKKLIKK from the coding sequence ATGTGGATAGATTTTTCTTCTAAAAAAATATTGACTTCTTCTTATTTTTTAAACAAAAAAAAAGATTTTTGGAAAAAAGATATTTTTTCTTTTTTAAAAAGTTGGTATGACAATAAACCTATATTATCATCTTTAACTTCTGGAACAACAGGTGTTCCTAAAATTATTTCTTTACGTAAAGAACATATGTATGAAAGAGCGATAAAAACTGTAAAATTTTTAAAACTTAAAAAAAAAGGAATTAGAGGATTATTATGTTTATCTCCAGATTTTATAGGCGCTAAAATGTTCTTAGTACGTGCTATTATTTTTAAATGGAAAATATATTGCGTCCCTCCATCATCGAATCCTTTAAAAAACATTAAAGAATATTTTGATATAACATCAATGGTTCCGCTACAAGTTTTTTTTAGTTTAAAATATTTAAAAAATATTAAAATTGTTTTAATAGGAGGGTATTCTATTTCAAATTTTTTGGAAAAAAAATTGCAAAATATTTCAACAATTTGTTATGCTACTTATGGTATGACCGAAACTTTCGGTCATATTGCTATAAAAAAAATTAATGGATTAAATAAATCTGTTTTTTATGAATCATTTCAAGATATCACTTTGAGTGTAGATAGTAGAAATTGTTTGGGTGTTTTTTCTTCATGTTGCATGGACTCATTTGTGCAAACAAATGATATTGTTCATATAATATCTAAAAATACATTTACTTGGATAGGAAGATATGATAACGTTATTAACAGTGGAGGAATCAAAATTATTCCTGAATTAATAGAAAAAGAAATTAGTTTTTTTATTCCTTATGAAAAACGATTTTTTATATCCTCAATTCCTGATAAAATATTAGGAGAAAAAATAATATTAATTATTGAAGGTAATCCTTTTCCATTACATATTCCAGATACCATTTTTAATGGAAAAAAGAAATTTTATAAGCCAAAAAATATTTTTTTTATTTCTCATTTTACAAAAAATTTATTAGATAAATTTAATAGAAAAGAAATTATAAAAAAATTAATAAAAAAATAA